The Polaribacter sp. Q13 sequence ATGATTGAAACTGCTGACTCAGTTTGGAATGAATGTTTGACCTTTATAAAGGACAACATTAAACCACAAGCTTATAAAACTTGGTTCGAGCCAATAAAACCGGTAAAACTTTCAGGAGAAGCGTTAACAATTCAGGTTCCTAGTAAATTTTTTTATGAATGGTTAGAAGAGCATTACATTAAATTATTGCGTGTTGCATTAGTAAAACAGTTAGGTAACGATGCTAAACTGATTTACGATGTTAAAATGGAAAACAATTATAGCAGTAACAGACCGCAAATTGTTAAAATTCCTAGTTCAAACAGAGATCCTTTAAAACCACAAAGAGTTACTGTTCCTTTAGAGTCTAATAAAAGAGAATTAAGAAATCCGTTTGTAATTCCAGGATTACAAAAAGTAAAAATAGAATCTCAATTAAACCCTAACTATAGTTTTGCAAACTTTATAGAAGGAGATTCTAATAGATTGGCACGTTCTGCAGGTATGGCAGTGGCAAATAAGCCAGGAGGAACCTCTTTTAATCCATTATTAGTGTATGGTGGTGTTGGTTTGGGTAAAACGCATTTAGCACACGCTATTGGTGTTGATATTAAGGATAAATATCCAGACAAAACAGTTTTATATATATCTTCAGAAAAATTTACACAACAATTTATTGATTCTGTAAAATCCAATACAAGAAACGATTTTATTCATTTTTATCAAATGATAGATGTCTTAATTATAGACGACGTACAGTTTTTATCTGGTAAAGCAGGTACACAAGATGTGTTCTTCCATATTTTTAACCATTTACATCAAAATGGAAAACAGGTAATTTTAACTTCGGATAAAGCACCTGTAGACATGCAAGATATAGAACAACGCTTATTATCTCGTTTTAAATGGGGATTATCTGCGGAGTTACAAGCACCAGATTACGAAACTAGAATTTCTATTTTACAAAATAAATTGTATAGAGATGGTGTAGAAATGCCAGAAGATATTGTAGAATATATTGCTAAAAATATAAAATCTAACGTAAGAGAGTTAGAAGGTGTTGTTATTTCTATGATTGCACAAGCTTCTTTTAATAGAAAAGAGTTTTCTGTAGAATTAGCAAAACAAATTGTAGACAAGTTTGTAAAAAACACTAAAAAGGAAGTTTCTATAGATTATATTCAGAAAGAAGTTTCTAAATATTTTGATATGGATGTGGCAACCTTACAATCTAAAACACGTAAACGTCATATTGTACAAGCGCGTCAGTTAGCTATGTTTTTTGCCAAAAGATTAACAAAAACTTCTTTAGCAAGTATTGGTAATCAAATTGGGCAAAGAGATCATGCAACTGTATTACATGCTTGTAAAACAGTGGATAATTTAACAGAAACAGATAAGCAATTTAAAAAGTACGTAGACGATTTAACTAAAAAGTTAACTTTTTAAAAAGAAAACTTCAAAGTACTTATTCATATTTAATTTTACGCTCTTAAATTTTTTAAGAGCGTAATTGTTTCTTATTTTTAACAAAAATTACTTTCATGCATAAAATATTGATGGTTTGTTTGGGAAATATATGTCGTTCTCCTTTAGCGGAAGGAATCTTAAAATCTAAAGTTAATTCTGAT is a genomic window containing:
- the dnaA gene encoding chromosomal replication initiator protein DnaA codes for the protein MIETADSVWNECLTFIKDNIKPQAYKTWFEPIKPVKLSGEALTIQVPSKFFYEWLEEHYIKLLRVALVKQLGNDAKLIYDVKMENNYSSNRPQIVKIPSSNRDPLKPQRVTVPLESNKRELRNPFVIPGLQKVKIESQLNPNYSFANFIEGDSNRLARSAGMAVANKPGGTSFNPLLVYGGVGLGKTHLAHAIGVDIKDKYPDKTVLYISSEKFTQQFIDSVKSNTRNDFIHFYQMIDVLIIDDVQFLSGKAGTQDVFFHIFNHLHQNGKQVILTSDKAPVDMQDIEQRLLSRFKWGLSAELQAPDYETRISILQNKLYRDGVEMPEDIVEYIAKNIKSNVRELEGVVISMIAQASFNRKEFSVELAKQIVDKFVKNTKKEVSIDYIQKEVSKYFDMDVATLQSKTRKRHIVQARQLAMFFAKRLTKTSLASIGNQIGQRDHATVLHACKTVDNLTETDKQFKKYVDDLTKKLTF